One window of Terriglobia bacterium genomic DNA carries:
- a CDS encoding ACT domain-containing protein, with amino-acid sequence MPISKQLTVVLENKPGALAELCTELSKLAVNITAIMAPESKSQTPLRMVTSSHETAKRVLTSMNLKFTEESVLTLRVSDRPGSLGRLTRKLAENEINIEYIYGSIVKGMGKALIVVAVSDNERAAKLV; translated from the coding sequence ATGCCGATCAGCAAACAACTTACGGTGGTGTTAGAGAACAAGCCGGGGGCGCTGGCAGAGCTGTGCACGGAGCTCTCCAAACTCGCGGTCAATATCACCGCGATCATGGCCCCTGAATCAAAATCGCAGACCCCCCTCCGCATGGTGACCAGCAGTCACGAGACCGCAAAACGTGTGCTCACATCGATGAACTTGAAATTTACCGAGGAGTCGGTGCTCACCCTGCGGGTTTCGGATCGTCCCGGCTCGCTGGGTCGTCTGACGCGCAAGCTGGCCGAAAACGAGATCAACATCGAGTACATCTATGGATCCATCGTGAAGGGAATGGGCAAGGCTCTGATTGTGGTCGCCGTATCGGACAACGAACGTGCGGCGAAGCTGGTATGA